In Aquiflexum balticum DSM 16537, a single genomic region encodes these proteins:
- a CDS encoding DUF2490 domain-containing protein: MKNRPRSRYIEFCWISLSKQINNHAAAMKFQNLNSTIIKSNWRLFFLFFVLLMVNLEIQAQSNRPQYWYTYNHTGRFSDRWGYGFDLNHRSNGVVPFNSTLSAARMGMTYHTKTGFRFTAGYAWFGTYVSERYRIWLHENRIYEQAQYTHGNSKHNFVHRIRIEHRWREQFTDINSEATNVFLTNRYRYLFQMDGPIKRGPDRTTKLRWQAANEFFIHNKENVGYMLFDQNRTLAGVMISPKGNLSLAVLYQLILLQQPLLRELQTIHSFRITLFHQLDLRKEKKNNVYEVPVVD; the protein is encoded by the coding sequence GTGAAAAACAGACCAAGGTCTAGGTACATTGAATTTTGTTGGATTTCTTTGTCAAAGCAGATCAACAATCATGCAGCAGCTATGAAATTCCAAAACCTGAACAGTACCATTATAAAATCAAACTGGAGGCTGTTTTTCCTTTTTTTTGTTTTGTTGATGGTCAATTTGGAGATCCAGGCCCAATCCAACCGTCCTCAATATTGGTACACCTATAACCATACGGGCAGGTTTTCCGACAGATGGGGTTATGGTTTTGACCTCAATCACCGTAGCAATGGGGTAGTGCCCTTCAATTCCACTTTATCTGCCGCCAGGATGGGCATGACCTATCATACCAAAACCGGTTTCAGGTTTACCGCAGGCTATGCTTGGTTTGGTACCTATGTTTCTGAAAGGTACCGGATATGGTTGCATGAAAACAGGATTTACGAGCAGGCCCAGTATACCCATGGTAATTCCAAACATAATTTCGTGCATAGGATTCGCATAGAACATCGATGGCGGGAGCAATTTACGGACATCAATTCGGAAGCAACCAATGTTTTTCTTACCAACCGGTACCGTTACCTGTTTCAAATGGACGGTCCCATTAAGAGGGGTCCGGATAGAACCACCAAATTAAGGTGGCAGGCTGCCAATGAATTTTTTATCCACAACAAGGAGAACGTGGGTTACATGCTGTTTGACCAGAACAGGACTTTGGCAGGTGTGATGATCTCTCCAAAAGGAAATCTTAGCCTGGCAGTCCTTTACCAATTGATTTTGCTCCAGCAGCCTTTGCTTCGTGAGCTTCAGACCATCCATTCATTCAGGATTACGCTTTTTCATCAATTGGATTTACGTAAAGAAAAAAAGAATAATGTTTACGAAGTTCCGGTAGTGGATTGA
- a CDS encoding BamA/TamA family outer membrane protein produces MKKTFTVIWILAFLFFTPVSLLAQSEMDSGEESGKKEKKEKKVDINILPVVATNPTVGVLFGVLPGVNWNMGTPEDTRNSTALIGVYYTTLNQLFTSVRANAFTKEDKFNLLTDIRFNLNAQPTYGLGSVLDKSTLVGGNDTPSDNPYPPFQEQEMMYFNNFRLYQTVQMRHKKTNLFYGIGYHLDIFWAIDDRQLDLDADPQRITHHYRYQDLKGIDTEKYSQSGLSANATFDSRDNVVNPYVGQLAAISLRAFPEFLGSTTNASQLWMEYRTYVNLDKNRARNVLAFWTYGWFVTSGTSPYLALPAIGWDMFARSGRPYTQGRIRGEDLVYAETEWRFPLQRNKDKWGGVLFLNTTTASSRTENINAFSNFVFGYGGGLRFMINEKKRVNLGLDYGFGANGAQGLFLNLNEYF; encoded by the coding sequence ATGAAAAAGACATTTACTGTTATTTGGATTTTGGCTTTCTTATTTTTTACCCCCGTGAGCTTATTGGCCCAAAGTGAGATGGATTCTGGGGAAGAAAGCGGCAAGAAAGAGAAAAAAGAAAAGAAGGTAGACATCAATATTCTTCCTGTAGTAGCCACAAACCCTACCGTGGGGGTTTTGTTTGGTGTATTGCCAGGAGTCAATTGGAATATGGGAACACCGGAAGATACCAGAAATTCTACCGCCTTGATAGGTGTATATTATACTACCTTAAATCAACTTTTTACTTCCGTTCGAGCAAATGCCTTTACCAAAGAGGATAAATTCAATCTGTTGACTGACATCCGTTTTAACCTCAATGCGCAGCCAACTTATGGCCTGGGGTCAGTATTGGACAAGAGCACTTTGGTAGGTGGAAACGATACTCCTTCAGACAATCCCTATCCGCCATTTCAGGAGCAGGAGATGATGTATTTTAATAATTTCAGGTTGTATCAAACCGTACAAATGAGGCACAAGAAAACCAATCTTTTCTATGGGATAGGCTATCACTTGGATATCTTTTGGGCAATAGATGATAGACAACTTGACCTTGATGCTGATCCCCAAAGAATTACCCATCATTACAGATACCAAGACTTAAAAGGAATCGATACTGAAAAATACTCTCAGTCAGGACTTTCTGCAAACGCCACCTTTGATAGCCGGGACAATGTAGTAAACCCCTATGTAGGGCAATTGGCCGCCATTTCATTAAGGGCATTTCCGGAGTTCCTGGGAAGTACCACCAACGCTTCCCAATTGTGGATGGAATACCGGACTTATGTCAACCTGGATAAGAACCGTGCTCGTAATGTATTGGCTTTTTGGACTTATGGTTGGTTTGTAACAAGCGGTACTTCACCTTACCTTGCCTTACCGGCCATTGGTTGGGATATGTTTGCCAGGTCAGGTAGGCCCTATACACAGGGTAGAATCAGGGGTGAAGACCTTGTCTATGCGGAAACCGAATGGCGTTTTCCTTTACAAAGGAATAAAGATAAATGGGGCGGAGTACTGTTTCTGAATACCACTACCGCAAGCAGCAGAACTGAAAACATCAATGCTTTCAGTAATTTTGTCTTTGGCTATGGCGGAGGTTTGAGATTTATGATCAATGAGAAGAAAAGAGTTAATCTCGGACTTGATTATGGCTTTGGTGCTAACGGCGCCCAGGGTTTATTTCTTAACCTGAATGAATATTTTTAA
- a CDS encoding alkyl/aryl-sulfatase: MKAIDKQFLSKTLLNLILIPFLVGQIGCSNKGTESSGDDLSVGDHFDPKGKGPSKHTLAIWENWKKSLPFDDKLDFEEAQKGFIAAPNFKQIKNDEGRVIWDYERYEFLLNSQDFTSIHPSLERIAKLNMGYGLYKVTDGIYQVRGFDLSTMTLIEGKTGWILYDVLTTRETAAAALKFANEQLGERPVRAVIYSHTHADHFGGVRGVVNEEDVISGKVKIIAPDRFMEFCVSENVIAGNAMSRRLFYQYGSMLPVSPYGHVDQALAKNVSSGTLGLIAPNMSIVKPTEEHTIDGVRMIFHNTPNTEAPVEMNTYFPDMKALWMAENVVASIHNIYTLRGALIRDPLVWSKKISEALYLFGQEAEVMFASHHWPRWGNERIQQVLRAHRDTYANIHNGVMNLANKGVTVNEIQNVYEVPESLQKQWAVRSYHGSVEHNSRGIINRYLGYWDANPITLMPLPERETAPLFVEMMGGAGPIIEKGRELFEEGKYMLAGEILNKLVFAEPGNQEAKDLLADCFEQIGYQKESTSVRNSFLQGAFELRNGIPDGEAPKSVTPDIIRAMGTGIWLDFLGVKLNSKKAEGINFTMNLITPDNKEKFLIELSNSTLSNVEGFTAKDADLTLTLNRSDLNMAMMGVKSLEELITEGKAKFEGDISILKQLVGLMDEFDLRFEVLPGTKKGEYKAGSGNTGLDAPAYIED; this comes from the coding sequence ATGAAAGCAATTGATAAACAATTTCTTAGTAAAACTTTATTGAACTTAATTTTAATACCCTTTTTAGTAGGCCAAATCGGATGTTCAAATAAGGGCACCGAATCTTCAGGAGATGATTTAAGTGTCGGTGACCACTTTGACCCAAAGGGGAAAGGTCCTTCCAAGCACACCTTAGCAATTTGGGAAAATTGGAAGAAATCTTTACCCTTTGACGACAAACTGGATTTTGAAGAAGCCCAGAAAGGCTTTATTGCCGCACCCAACTTCAAACAAATCAAAAATGATGAAGGCAGGGTGATTTGGGATTACGAGCGCTACGAATTTCTTTTGAACAGCCAGGATTTTACGTCTATTCATCCCTCACTTGAGCGAATAGCCAAGCTGAATATGGGCTATGGATTATACAAAGTGACCGATGGAATCTATCAGGTTAGGGGTTTTGATCTGTCCACCATGACCCTGATCGAAGGAAAAACCGGCTGGATACTGTATGATGTCTTGACTACCCGCGAAACAGCTGCTGCTGCACTAAAATTCGCGAATGAACAGTTGGGTGAAAGGCCGGTCAGGGCAGTGATTTATTCACATACGCATGCAGACCACTTTGGTGGTGTAAGGGGAGTGGTCAATGAAGAAGATGTGATTTCCGGAAAAGTAAAAATCATCGCTCCAGACAGATTTATGGAGTTTTGCGTTTCCGAAAATGTGATTGCAGGCAATGCCATGAGCAGAAGGCTGTTCTACCAATATGGATCCATGCTTCCGGTGAGCCCATACGGGCACGTTGACCAAGCTTTGGCTAAAAATGTTTCCTCAGGGACCTTGGGCTTGATTGCTCCCAATATGTCTATTGTGAAGCCTACCGAAGAACATACGATAGATGGGGTAAGAATGATATTTCATAATACCCCTAATACCGAGGCACCCGTGGAAATGAACACATATTTCCCTGACATGAAAGCACTTTGGATGGCCGAAAACGTCGTAGCCTCGATTCACAATATTTATACCTTAAGAGGTGCTTTGATCCGTGATCCTTTGGTTTGGTCAAAGAAAATCAGTGAAGCTTTATACTTATTCGGTCAAGAGGCCGAAGTAATGTTTGCTTCCCACCATTGGCCTCGTTGGGGAAATGAACGCATCCAACAGGTACTCAGAGCACATAGAGACACTTATGCAAATATTCACAATGGCGTCATGAACCTTGCCAACAAAGGTGTAACTGTGAATGAAATCCAAAATGTGTATGAAGTTCCGGAGAGCTTACAAAAGCAATGGGCCGTACGATCGTACCATGGATCTGTAGAGCACAATTCGCGGGGAATAATAAATAGGTATTTAGGTTATTGGGATGCAAATCCTATCACGCTTATGCCTCTTCCTGAGAGAGAAACCGCCCCACTCTTTGTGGAAATGATGGGTGGTGCCGGTCCAATTATCGAAAAAGGACGCGAACTTTTTGAGGAAGGAAAATATATGCTTGCTGGTGAAATTTTGAATAAACTTGTTTTTGCAGAGCCTGGTAATCAGGAAGCCAAAGACCTTTTGGCGGATTGTTTTGAACAAATAGGCTATCAAAAGGAAAGTACAAGTGTTAGAAATAGTTTTTTACAAGGCGCATTTGAACTTAGAAATGGCATACCGGATGGAGAAGCTCCAAAATCTGTAACACCCGATATCATCCGTGCCATGGGTACAGGGATTTGGTTAGATTTCTTGGGAGTAAAACTTAATAGCAAAAAAGCAGAAGGTATTAATTTTACAATGAACCTGATCACTCCTGACAACAAAGAAAAATTCCTGATAGAACTTAGCAATTCAACATTGAGCAATGTAGAGGGGTTCACTGCAAAAGATGCCGATCTTACCCTGACACTCAATCGTTCGGACCTCAACATGGCCATGATGGGTGTGAAATCCCTGGAAGAATTGATAACAGAAGGCAAAGCCAAGTTTGAAGGAGACATATCCATTTTAAAACAACTGGTTGGGCTAATGGATGAATTTGACTTAAGATTTGAAGTGCTACCAGGAACCAAAAAAGGTGAATATAAAGCAGGATCAGGCAATACAGGATTGGATGCACCGGCTTATATCGAGGACTAG
- a CDS encoding helix-turn-helix domain-containing protein: MEITLVNLFYLFSMFIGSLVGLVLIFFGFKTNRHNILLGVNLLLLTYISLIVWLITTGYFLNFPFLYRTANLAGFLFMPLMYMYIRTVLTGKGITWKDLVHFVPVIVILVDFWPVLMLSNQDKYLLMQSEISNPVLFTTYTQSRFFPPNFYTPFRSLVLAFYWIISAIIVWKNTKRHDKQGFGKEWFVWIKIFLGLELLVFFPFLLFFWAIDPMANFLLVHLTIVILTLVTGFTLLFFPKILYGMDQDQFEKQRKESKSEKVENLSDQRSKEIESKLEEILDRDKKFLQHGYSIHALAADTDIPVYLLTQYINHHLNTNFSDLINSMRIEEACKLIASAKYEHLSLLGLAELSGFNNRNSFTLAFQKFRNVSPSVYIKSIKKKA; encoded by the coding sequence ATGGAAATCACCTTAGTAAATCTTTTCTATCTTTTTTCCATGTTTATTGGGTCTTTGGTGGGTTTGGTTCTGATTTTTTTTGGCTTCAAAACAAATCGTCACAACATCCTGCTAGGCGTCAATTTATTATTACTTACCTATATATCCTTAATTGTTTGGCTTATAACCACAGGCTACTTTTTGAATTTTCCTTTTTTGTACAGAACAGCGAATCTGGCGGGTTTTCTGTTTATGCCATTGATGTATATGTATATCCGTACCGTATTGACAGGTAAAGGGATAACCTGGAAAGACCTTGTCCATTTTGTACCTGTAATCGTTATTTTGGTTGATTTTTGGCCGGTGTTGATGCTTTCCAACCAGGACAAATATTTGTTAATGCAATCAGAAATTTCTAATCCGGTCCTTTTTACCACTTATACCCAAAGCCGTTTTTTTCCGCCAAATTTCTATACACCTTTCAGGTCTCTGGTTTTGGCATTTTATTGGATTATTTCTGCCATCATAGTATGGAAGAATACCAAAAGACACGATAAACAAGGTTTTGGAAAAGAATGGTTTGTATGGATTAAGATTTTTTTGGGATTGGAATTGTTGGTGTTCTTTCCCTTCCTTCTGTTCTTTTGGGCCATAGACCCAATGGCAAATTTTCTATTGGTTCACCTTACTATTGTTATACTTACCTTGGTAACAGGTTTTACTTTGCTTTTTTTTCCAAAGATCCTTTACGGTATGGATCAGGATCAATTTGAAAAGCAAAGAAAAGAGAGTAAATCAGAGAAGGTAGAAAACCTTTCTGACCAAAGGTCAAAAGAAATTGAATCCAAACTCGAGGAGATTTTGGATCGGGATAAAAAATTTCTCCAACACGGTTATTCCATTCATGCTTTGGCTGCAGATACAGATATTCCGGTGTATTTATTGACACAGTATATCAATCATCATCTCAACACGAATTTTTCTGATTTGATCAACAGTATGCGGATTGAGGAAGCCTGTAAATTGATCGCCTCTGCAAAGTATGAACATCTTTCCTTATTGGGTCTTGCTGAATTGTCCGGCTTCAATAACCGAAATTCTTTTACCCTTGCCTTTCAAAAGTTCAGAAATGTTTCCCCTTCGGTTTATATCAAATCTATCAAGAAAAAGGCTTAG
- a CDS encoding DUF6515 family protein, whose protein sequence is MRKSQTYIHILFTWLLLIVLTFNPESVLSQRMNHGGGGARGGGMSAPSRGGSMSGPSRGGSMSSPSRSSTPQRSGAASPSRGGASSPASRPSASPARPQNSPSRGSINGGAQRSPDRRTSTSNQNRSINDSRQSRDINNSNAGRTGSASADRGSSTRRGDGNTGSASNQRPSSRPDGGRNPGVGNGNRPGGGTGGNRPGGNRPGGNNINIGNNNNININAGRNTMVRVNVMSPMMMRPPMMWGGFMVWSAHPFFWFTFRPFFWGPMWHPWGFPMATLPPTAQVVNVTNVTNETNVTNVTNVTNVVNEFFYDSGVFYQKDDEGYVVVPGPVGVEVSSIPDNYEKVTLDDGTINYFWGGTYYEKSGKGYIVVPPTAGALVQNLPEGGEEVKMGDVILLRYGETYYQPVQVNGRNMYEVVYIEDEEVED, encoded by the coding sequence ATGAGAAAATCACAGACTTATATTCATATTTTATTCACCTGGCTTCTCCTTATTGTATTGACATTCAATCCCGAATCGGTTTTATCTCAAAGGATGAATCATGGTGGAGGTGGGGCCAGAGGGGGAGGCATGTCAGCACCTTCCAGAGGAGGTTCAATGTCGGGTCCTTCCAGGGGAGGATCTATGTCATCTCCATCCCGAAGCAGTACTCCACAGCGTAGTGGGGCAGCATCTCCTTCTAGGGGCGGAGCTTCATCACCGGCCAGCAGACCAAGTGCAAGCCCGGCAAGGCCACAAAATTCCCCTTCCAGAGGTTCCATTAACGGTGGTGCCCAGCGTTCACCTGATAGAAGGACAAGCACTTCCAATCAAAACCGCTCCATCAATGATAGTAGACAAAGTCGGGATATAAATAATTCCAATGCTGGTAGAACCGGATCTGCCTCAGCAGATAGAGGGAGTTCCACCAGAAGGGGTGATGGCAATACCGGAAGTGCTTCCAATCAAAGACCTTCCTCTAGACCTGACGGCGGAAGAAATCCTGGTGTTGGAAATGGAAACCGACCCGGAGGTGGTACTGGTGGAAATAGACCCGGCGGAAATAGACCCGGTGGGAATAATATCAACATCGGCAACAATAACAATATCAATATCAATGCGGGTAGAAATACCATGGTAAGGGTGAATGTGATGTCTCCCATGATGATGCGACCACCGATGATGTGGGGTGGATTTATGGTATGGTCTGCCCATCCATTCTTTTGGTTTACTTTCAGACCCTTCTTTTGGGGACCTATGTGGCATCCTTGGGGATTCCCCATGGCTACATTGCCACCCACTGCCCAAGTGGTCAACGTGACCAATGTAACCAATGAAACGAACGTCACCAATGTCACCAATGTGACCAATGTGGTCAACGAATTCTTTTACGACAGCGGCGTATTCTATCAAAAGGATGATGAAGGTTATGTCGTGGTCCCCGGTCCTGTAGGGGTAGAGGTAAGCTCTATTCCTGATAATTATGAAAAAGTGACCTTGGATGATGGAACTATCAATTATTTCTGGGGTGGTACCTACTACGAAAAATCCGGGAAGGGCTATATTGTAGTCCCTCCAACTGCCGGTGCCTTGGTTCAAAATCTTCCTGAAGGTGGAGAAGAGGTGAAAATGGGTGACGTCATTCTATTGAGATATGGAGAAACTTATTATCAACCGGTACAGGTCAATGGAAGAAATATGTATGAAGTGGTATATATTGAAGATGAAGAAGTGGAAGATTGA
- a CDS encoding DUF2092 domain-containing protein has translation MTKKIPILYCILSLVLIYPIRAQESPSIDNNAVVLLDRMSDLIGQLSSCSFKLNASVDKLMPQVGPVKEYFNHQVHFVGPDKMHIQTRGANNHAYWYNGDILMYYSLTYNHYGFIDTHENIIETIDMVNADYGIDFPGADFFYPTFTDDLLANSDKVAYMGLVNIDGVDCHHIVAVGPEQNVQLWLSNDTFTLPLRFVFLDKTEGHSLQYEGVFSDWMINPDLPDAIFDFVVPESAKRLSIVPKTKPN, from the coding sequence ATGACAAAAAAAATCCCAATTTTATACTGCATTTTATCCTTAGTGCTCATTTATCCAATTCGGGCACAGGAATCACCATCTATAGATAACAATGCGGTGGTATTACTTGACCGCATGTCAGATTTAATTGGTCAGTTAAGTTCCTGTAGCTTTAAGTTAAACGCTTCAGTCGATAAGCTGATGCCTCAAGTTGGTCCGGTAAAGGAATACTTTAACCATCAAGTTCATTTTGTAGGTCCTGACAAAATGCATATTCAAACCAGGGGTGCCAACAATCATGCTTACTGGTATAATGGTGATATCCTGATGTATTATTCACTGACCTATAATCACTATGGTTTTATTGATACGCATGAAAATATCATTGAAACAATTGATATGGTCAATGCTGATTATGGGATTGACTTTCCTGGGGCAGATTTCTTTTATCCTACTTTTACTGATGATCTTTTGGCCAACAGTGATAAAGTGGCATATATGGGTTTAGTGAATATTGACGGAGTGGATTGTCATCATATTGTAGCTGTAGGACCGGAACAAAATGTACAGCTGTGGCTGAGTAATGATACTTTTACTTTACCCCTTCGTTTTGTTTTCCTTGATAAAACGGAAGGACATTCCCTACAATATGAAGGAGTTTTTTCTGATTGGATGATCAATCCCGATCTACCTGATGCGATTTTTGATTTTGTGGTTCCGGAAAGTGCCAAAAGATTAAGTATAGTACCTAAAACAAAGCCAAATTAA
- a CDS encoding BamA/TamA family outer membrane protein has translation MKYKLLFLIIASTIILNPTKAQDSLQYSPNKINNLKWVPLPAVASNPANGWMFGMAPSATWYMGNPEDTRMSNLVGNFLYTTKKQWIFSFRSNIFLDKNKWILVGDWRYFITSQPTFGLGSSAPNELEENPSQLGVYRGEQQMDFSLIRFYETVLRRVGDSKFYLGMGYHFDQHSRIENFLDEETPPSLEFAHDAYNQSLGFATDRYILSGITFNAIMENRDIPVSPYERNFALISYKVNPTFLGSDQSSSTLLLDYRHYFNLSQTRKRHLIALWGYGNFLVSGNLPYMNLPSLGWDMFGRQGRAYAQGRFRGEGMVYSEAEYRFPLQKNKETFGGTVFVNAASFSSRTTNEKLLEYINPGYGMGLRVMINKKNRTTITADYGFGQKGNSGFYLNVNETF, from the coding sequence ATGAAATATAAACTTTTGTTCTTGATCATCGCATCAACTATTATACTGAATCCTACAAAGGCACAGGACAGCCTCCAATATTCACCCAACAAAATCAATAATCTAAAATGGGTCCCGCTTCCGGCTGTAGCTTCAAATCCTGCCAATGGATGGATGTTTGGAATGGCCCCTTCAGCTACTTGGTATATGGGAAATCCCGAGGATACCCGAATGTCAAACCTTGTGGGGAATTTTCTTTATACCACTAAAAAACAATGGATATTCAGCTTCAGGAGCAATATTTTCCTGGATAAAAATAAGTGGATCCTTGTGGGTGATTGGAGGTATTTCATCACATCTCAGCCCACATTTGGCTTGGGAAGCAGCGCCCCAAATGAATTGGAGGAAAATCCATCCCAATTAGGTGTTTATCGTGGAGAGCAACAGATGGATTTCAGTTTGATCAGGTTTTATGAGACTGTTTTGAGACGTGTCGGAGATTCTAAATTCTACCTGGGCATGGGTTATCATTTTGACCAACACTCAAGAATCGAAAACTTTCTCGATGAGGAGACTCCGCCCAGCCTTGAATTTGCCCATGATGCTTACAATCAATCTTTAGGTTTTGCAACAGACAGATATATTCTTTCCGGAATTACATTCAATGCCATAATGGAAAACAGAGATATACCGGTCTCCCCCTATGAGAGAAATTTCGCCCTGATTTCTTATAAGGTCAACCCTACTTTTTTGGGATCGGATCAATCTTCCAGTACCCTTTTATTGGATTACAGGCATTATTTCAATCTCAGTCAAACAAGAAAAAGACACCTGATTGCTCTTTGGGGATATGGTAATTTTCTGGTTTCGGGAAACTTACCCTATATGAACCTTCCTTCTTTGGGTTGGGATATGTTTGGAAGACAGGGCAGGGCTTATGCACAGGGCAGGTTTAGGGGGGAAGGAATGGTATATTCAGAAGCTGAATACAGGTTTCCACTTCAAAAAAACAAGGAAACTTTCGGGGGAACTGTATTTGTAAATGCAGCAAGCTTTAGCAGTAGAACCACCAATGAAAAATTGCTGGAATATATTAATCCCGGATATGGAATGGGGCTAAGGGTAATGATCAATAAAAAGAACAGAACCACCATCACTGCCGATTATGGATTTGGGCAAAAGGGAAATTCGGGATTTTATCTCAATGTGAATGAGACATTCTAG
- a CDS encoding PIG-L deacetylase family protein — protein MKNAIILTILLFHFFSPAKAQDRPLNIIMIGAHPDDCDIKGGGTAAHFAELGHKVKFISVTNGDAGHMEQGGGVLAKRRVAETQEVARILGITYEVLDNHDGELLATLPIRLEIIRTIRDWNADVVISHRTNDYHPDHRYTAILVQDAAYMVGVPNIAADTPPLKKNPVFLYFQDNFQKPIPFKADIAIDITAVIDKKIDALNEHESQFYEWLPWIGGYADEVPEGKGARKAWLKEKRISPVNPASLALLQKWYGKEKAQNVQHVELFEICEYGSRPTEDDIRRLFPMIGR, from the coding sequence ATGAAAAACGCAATCATCCTAACAATTCTTCTTTTTCACTTTTTTTCCCCAGCAAAAGCACAGGATAGGCCTCTGAATATCATCATGATAGGTGCCCATCCGGATGATTGTGACATCAAAGGAGGCGGGACAGCTGCGCATTTTGCCGAATTGGGCCATAAGGTCAAATTCATATCAGTCACCAATGGAGATGCAGGACATATGGAGCAGGGAGGTGGCGTTTTGGCCAAAAGACGTGTAGCCGAAACACAAGAAGTAGCCAGAATATTAGGCATAACCTATGAGGTATTGGACAATCATGATGGCGAGTTATTGGCCACTTTGCCCATAAGATTGGAAATTATCAGAACGATCAGAGATTGGAATGCAGACGTAGTCATTTCACATAGGACCAACGATTACCATCCTGACCATAGATACACTGCCATTCTGGTACAGGATGCAGCTTACATGGTAGGCGTTCCAAATATTGCTGCCGATACTCCCCCACTCAAAAAAAATCCGGTTTTTCTTTACTTTCAGGACAATTTTCAGAAGCCCATCCCATTCAAAGCAGATATTGCGATAGACATTACTGCTGTAATAGATAAAAAAATAGATGCCTTAAATGAGCACGAATCCCAATTTTATGAATGGCTTCCCTGGATTGGTGGTTATGCAGATGAAGTGCCCGAAGGCAAGGGTGCCAGAAAAGCTTGGTTAAAAGAAAAAAGGATCAGTCCTGTCAATCCGGCTTCTCTGGCCCTGCTTCAAAAATGGTATGGAAAAGAAAAAGCCCAAAATGTCCAACATGTCGAGCTTTTTGAAATTTGCGAATACGGTTCAAGACCCACAGAAGATGATATCAGAAGATTGTTTCCAATGATAGGAAGGTGA
- a CDS encoding TRAP transporter large permease, with product MEYISIVILILSFIVLMGIGVPVAWSLGISSFFTLMVSVAVIPSATTIAQRMGTGLDSFALLAIPFFVLAGEIMNKGGIANRLIELAKALTGRLPGGLLYVNVIAAMLFGAIAGSAAAAVSAIGGILGKRMDVEGYPKGLGAAVNITSSTTGLIIPPSNILIVYSLASGGVSIAALFIAGYLPGIFIGLVLMLTAAIFIKKHNLPAGERTTVKELIDKLFRAFPSLMLLVIVIGGIVGGVFTATEASAIAVIYTLGLSFYYRELKWKEIPAILLKSSETTAIVMLLIATSMSMSWVMSSEDIPQSISASILSVSDNVFVILILINLILLFVGIFMDMTPAVLIFTPIFLPIVIELGVDPVHFGIIMILNLCIGLCTPPVGSVLFLGVQVAGISIEKAVKPLIPFFIAMILGLVVVTLWPGLSLWLPRMFGL from the coding sequence ATGGAATATATCAGTATTGTTATCCTTATTTTGTCTTTTATAGTGCTCATGGGCATTGGTGTTCCCGTTGCATGGAGTTTGGGTATTTCCAGTTTTTTTACGCTTATGGTTTCTGTGGCTGTAATTCCTTCTGCAACTACAATTGCCCAAAGAATGGGGACAGGCTTGGATAGTTTTGCCTTATTGGCTATTCCATTTTTTGTGTTGGCAGGAGAAATAATGAATAAGGGCGGAATTGCCAATCGGTTGATAGAACTGGCAAAAGCCTTGACCGGTAGGCTTCCCGGAGGATTGTTGTATGTAAATGTCATAGCGGCCATGTTATTTGGTGCTATTGCCGGTTCGGCTGCTGCTGCTGTCTCTGCAATTGGGGGGATTTTAGGCAAAAGAATGGATGTGGAAGGCTATCCAAAAGGATTGGGTGCAGCCGTAAATATCACTTCTTCCACCACCGGATTGATTATTCCGCCATCTAATATTCTGATTGTTTACTCATTGGCCTCCGGTGGGGTTTCTATTGCCGCTTTATTTATTGCAGGATATTTGCCTGGTATTTTTATTGGATTGGTGCTGATGCTGACTGCTGCTATTTTCATCAAAAAACATAATCTTCCGGCAGGAGAAAGGACGACTGTTAAAGAATTGATTGATAAATTATTCCGTGCGTTTCCATCCTTGATGTTGTTGGTTATTGTAATTGGAGGAATTGTGGGTGGTGTTTTTACAGCAACAGAAGCTTCAGCAATTGCCGTGATATACACATTAGGCTTATCCTTTTATTATAGGGAACTGAAATGGAAGGAGATACCAGCTATTTTGCTGAAATCTTCTGAAACTACGGCCATTGTGATGTTGCTGATTGCAACATCCATGAGTATGTCATGGGTAATGTCAAGTGAAGATATTCCTCAATCGATCTCTGCTTCAATTTTGTCTGTCAGCGACAATGTTTTCGTCATCCTTATTTTGATTAATCTCATTCTTTTGTTTGTGGGTATATTTATGGACATGACTCCTGCGGTGCTGATCTTCACGCCCATCTTTCTCCCTATTGTGATTGAACTTGGAGTTGATCCTGTTCATTTTGGAATCATTATGATTCTGAATCTTTGTATAGGACTATGTACCCCGCCGGTAGGTTCAGTTCTCTTCTTGGGAGTACAGGTTGCCGGAATCAGTATTGAGAAAGCAGTCAAACCCTTGATTCCCTTCTTTATAGCCATGATTTTGGGGTTGGTGGTCGTGACATTATGGCCAGGATTGAGCTTATGGCTACCAAGAATGTTCGGACTGTAG